The following is a genomic window from Pseudomonas lurida.
CAAGCTTTTTCAAGCAACGATCACAGGCTGTATTTCTGTAGATTGGCCATCATCTCCTTCAGGGCCTCGATGTTGTCCTTGGGGTGCGCGGCCCCCTCGAAGTCGCAGATCTGCTGCCAGTGTGCCGCCACGTCTTCGGGCGAGAAACCGGCTTGCGGGTCAAAGCCCACACCCAGGCTGCGTTCCCAGCGGGTCTTGCCGATCCAGCCGCCACCGACTTCAAACAGCCCGGACGTTTCCTGGCAGGCCTCGCTGCCCAGGTACACCACCAGCGGGCTGACCAGCTCCGGCTTGAGGCGCTCGAACACTTGCGGCGGGATCAAGCCTTCAGTCATGCGCGTGCCCCCCGTGGGCGCGATGGCGTTGACCAGGATGTTGTTCTTGCGCCCTTCCAGCGCCAGGGTGCGGGTCAGCCCATACAGGCCGAGCTTAGCCATGCCATAGTTTGACTGGCCGAAGTTGCCGTAGATGCCCGAGGTGGACGCGGTGAAGATCACCCGGCCATAACCTTGCTCGCGCAGATGAGGCCAGGCGGCGCGGGTCACTTTGTAGGCGCCTTCGACGTGCACCCGGTAAACCAGGTCCCAGTCGCTGTCGTCCATTTTGTGGAAAGTCTTGTCGCGCAGGATACCGGCGTTGTTGACCACCACATCGATACGGCCGAAGGCGTCGAGGGCGTTCTGCACGATCTTGTCACCGTCGGTGACAGAGTCATGGTTGGCCTCGGCGATACCACCCGCCTCGCGAATTTCGGCCACGACCCGGTCAGCAGCCGAAGCGTTGGCGCCTTCGCCCTGGGTGGAGCCACCCAGATCGTTGACCAGCACTTTGGCGCCGTGTCTAGCGAACAGCAGCGCATGGGCCCGACCCAATCCGCCGCCGGCACCGGTGACGATCACGACCTTATCCTGGAACTGCACTGATTCACTCATACCGAACTCCAATGGCGACAATGGGAATGGGTCGAGTGTCAGGCACGGGGGCCATGGTCACAATAACCACGACTGAGCCTGAATGGTGCTCGATAAGGCAGAGGGATGATCATGTGGGCGCTGGCATGCCTGCGATGCAAGCGCCTTGGCCTTTCAGTCGAACCGCAGCGATGCTATCGCAGGCAAGCCAGCTCCCACACGGGGCCAGCAATGCGCTCGCGAAACGCCAGGTAATGCTTGAGCACCTGCACCGGCGCCTCGATCTGCGGGTAGTGGCCGATATTGGCCAACAGCACCGTATCGGCGTGTGGCACCAACGCGCGGTAACGCTCCACCATGTGGGCGCCGGAAATCGGGTCGATCTCGCCATCGATCACTCGCAGCGGTACTTCACCCTGCTGCATCGCGTGCACCCAACGTTCACGCAGGCGTCGACGCTGAGGGATGTAGGCGATGAGTTTATGCAGGATGCGCGTGCCTTCGTGAGAGTCGATCAGGCTCCAGAAATCATCCAGGGCACTTTCGCTGGGGCGGGTATTGGGGCCGAAAATCTGATTGAAGCTGTTCGCCAGGGCATTGCGTCCGAAGGCGCGGCCGATCATCCAGCCCAGGGGGCTGAGCAACATCTTCTGCACCAGGGCCGGGCGATGGGTTTCGGGAAACAGGCCACCGTTGAGAAACACACAGCTGGCCATATGAAAGCGACCTTCGTAGTGCCTGGCGAGCAGTTCCTGGGCAACGCTGTCGCCGTAGTCATGGGCGAGCACGTGTACTGGCTGCTCCACGCGCAGGTGCTCGAGCAACGCTTGCTGCAGATCCGCCTGCTCCAGCAGGCAATAACCATGGTCCAAAGGTTTGGCCGAATCGCCAAAGCCGAGCATGTCACAGGCAATTACCAGGTTTCGCTGGGCCAGGGGCTGCCACAGGTAATGCCAGTCCCAACTGGCAGTAGGGAAGCCATGGATCAACAGCAACGGTTCTCCCTGCCCCGCCACCCAGTAGCGGATGGTGTGGCCGTGGAAGTCGAACGTCTGGCTGCGTTTGCGCCAGACACTCAGCGGGATCTCGGCGAGTGGCATCAGGTTTTATACCCAGGATCGAAGCTGTCCAACTTGCGCAGCAACGCCGGCCAGGCCAGCGCGCCCCCCATACCTTGAGCACTCTTTGTGACAGCCGCCACCATTGCCTTGGCGCCGGCAAGGATCTGCGGCCCGATGGCGATCAATTCGGCGCCGCCGTTTTGCGCCAGCACCTGGATGTCGCAGGCGCGCTGGAAGGTAAACATCATCAAAAAGGTGTCGGCGATGGTGCTGCCGCAGGTCAGCAGACCGTGGTTGTGCAACATCAGAAAGCTGTTTTCGCCCAGGTCGGCCTGCAGACGGGCCTTCTCTTCGTGGTTCAACGCCACCCCCTCGTAGGCGTGATAGGCCAGGCTCGACAGTACGAAGATCGATTGCTGGCTGATCGGCAACACACCCTGCTTCTGCGCTGCCACCGCGACACCGGCAGCGGTGTGGGTATGCAACACACAGGTCACGTCGTGACGCACTTCATGGATGGCGCTGTGGATGGTGTAGCCCGCAGGGTTGATCTCGTACGGGCTGTCCATCAGTTTGTTGCCGGCTTGATCGACCTTGACCAGGCTCGACGCAGTGATCTCATGGAACATCAGCCCATAGGGGTTGATCAGGAAATCATCGGTGCCCGGCACCTTGGCGGAGATATGGGTGAAGATCAGGTCATCCCAACCATGCATCGCCACCAGGCGATAGCAGGCTGCCAGGTCGACGCGGGTTTGCCACTCGGCGGCGCTGACCTGATCTTTGACATTCTGTGGCGATAGAACGGGGGCTAGGCTCACGGTAACGACCTCCTTGGCGCACGTTATTGTTATTGTTTTTTTGAGTGATGGGCCAGTCTAGTCAGACGTCGGGGCTGCAGGAGTTGCCTTCGCAGCCAGCTTGATGGCCGTACGAGTCAGTGTTGAGAATAGTTTAAATTGCGCACAAGCAGTGTCAGAGAAGTGCCGCCAATAAAGGCACGGCAAACAGGTTGAGCAAGCCCGTCAGCACCATCACCAACCCTGCGACCGAGCCCTCTTCGCCCCCCACTTCATGCGCCCGGCTGACGCCCGCACCGTGGGCCCCTACCCCGAATAACGCGCCCCGCGCCAGAGGCGTGCGCAACGGTAACCACTTGAGCAGCACGCCGCCGAGCATGGCGCCAAACACACCGGTGAACATCACGAACACCGCCGTCAGCTCCGGTACGCCGCCAAGGTCGGAGGACACCGGCATGGCAAACGGCGTGGTAATGGAGCGCGGCACCAGCGACATCGTCACCGCACTGTCCAAGGCCAGGGCTTTGGCCAGGCCGAACGAAGTGGCGATGGACGCCGCGCTGCCCGCGACCATCCCCAGCAACAACGCCGACCAGTGCCGCGCCAACAGCCGCCGCTGTTGCCAGATCGGCACGGCGAACGCCACGGTCACCGGCCCGAGTACCAGCATCAGCCAGTGGGTGTCGGCCGCGTATTCGGCGTAGGCCGTGTTCATGGGCACGGCCACCGCCAGCAGCAGTACAGGCACCAGGATCAACGGCGACAACAGGTAGCGACCGGTGCGCCGGTAGATCCAGCGGCTGAAGATGTACGCCCCCAAGGTCAAGGCGAGCCAGAACACCGGCATCAGTTCAAGCTTCATGGCGCAGCCTCCAGCGGCAGACCAGCTCCACGGTGAACGCCGTGACCAGCATCACCGCCAAGGTACTGAAACCGATCACCAGCAGGATGCGCCAACCGTCATTGCGCAGCAGGCCACCATAGTCCAACAGGCTCATCAAGGCGGGAATGAAGAACAGCAGCATCTCGGCCATCAGCACGCCCGCGCCCAATTGCAGGGCCGCCGGCTTGACCAGGCCGCTGGCGAAGGTTGCCAACAACAGGCCCAGGCCCACGACGCCACCGGGAACCGGCCACTTCAACCACACGGCCAGTTGGCAGCCAAGCAGGTAGATAGCCAGCAGTACGACCAGTTCAATGAACAAACGGATAAAACGTTTCATGGGCTTTGGGTCCTCGCAGGCGCTCATTTTAGAGAGGCTCGCCCCATCCCCACAGCGAATTGTTAGACTGCCAGCCATTCCACTCTGGAATACGACGCCGGGAATCACACCATGGAATTCAAACAGCTGCGCAGTTTTGTCGAAGTGATCCACCAGGGCGGATTTACCCAGGCCGGCAAAACCCTGCATATCAGCCAGTCCGCTGTCAGCAAGCAGGTCGCGCACTTGGAGCAAAGCCTCGGCACGCCACTGCTTGACCGGATAGGCTCGCAGATCCGCCTGACCGCCGCTGGCCACGTGGTCCTGCAACGTGCCGAAGCCATGCTGCGCCTGCAAAACGAGCTGCTCAGCGAATTGGATGACATGCAGCAATTGACCCGCGGTGAATTGCGCCTGGGCCTGCCATTGCTGGCGGGCGATACCTTGTTCGCCGGGTTGTTTGCCGAATACCGCAGGCGTTATCCGAACGTGACCATCCAACTGCTGGAAGGCGGCAGCCGCAATATCGAGCAGGCCATCCTGAGTGGTGAACTGGAAGTGGGGGGCAGCTTGAAGCCCAGCGACCCGGCATTTGCCTGGCAAGCGTTCTGCGACGAGCCCCTGGATGCGTTATTGCCGATCGATCATCCCCTGGCGGATAACGCCCAGGTACGCCTGGAGGAATTGGCCGAGACGCCGTTCCTGATGTACCAGCGCAGCTTCGTGCTGAACGACCGCCTGATGCAGGCATGTGAGCAACTGGGGTTTACGCCGAAGGAAATCGGTCGCAGTGGCCAGGCGGACTTCCTCGCCGCCCTGGTCGCCGCCGGCCAGGGCGTGGTGCTGCTGCCCAGTGTGGTCGCCCGTGGGCTGGTGCGGCCAGGCGTGGTACGCCTCACATTGAAGGCACCCGAGTACCTGCGCTGGGACATTGCGTTTATCTGGCGTGAGGGCGCCTATCTGTCGAAGGCCGCCCAGGCCTGGCTGGCGTTGCTGCGCGAATTTCCGGTCAAGCGCGCAGTGCAGTGACCAGTTCAGCCAGCCATGGCTCGGCATCGGCTTCCGGCGTGACGCTTTCACTGGCGTCCAGGCGCAGCATCGGCAGCACTTCGCGCACGCCCAGTTCGGCAAACAGCTCGCGCATCTGCTCACCGCCGCCACAGAAGGTGTCGCCATAGCTGGCGTCGCCCAGGCCGATCACCGCACCGGGCAGGCCGCGCCAGGCGGCCGGCAGTTGGTCGCGAATCATCGAATACAGCGGTTGCAGGTTGTCGGGCAGTTCGCCCATGCCGGTGGTGGAGGTCACCGCCAGGAAAGCATCC
Proteins encoded in this region:
- a CDS encoding SDR family oxidoreductase, producing MSESVQFQDKVVIVTGAGGGLGRAHALLFARHGAKVLVNDLGGSTQGEGANASAADRVVAEIREAGGIAEANHDSVTDGDKIVQNALDAFGRIDVVVNNAGILRDKTFHKMDDSDWDLVYRVHVEGAYKVTRAAWPHLREQGYGRVIFTASTSGIYGNFGQSNYGMAKLGLYGLTRTLALEGRKNNILVNAIAPTGGTRMTEGLIPPQVFERLKPELVSPLVVYLGSEACQETSGLFEVGGGWIGKTRWERSLGVGFDPQAGFSPEDVAAHWQQICDFEGAAHPKDNIEALKEMMANLQKYSL
- a CDS encoding alpha/beta fold hydrolase, which codes for MPLAEIPLSVWRKRSQTFDFHGHTIRYWVAGQGEPLLLIHGFPTASWDWHYLWQPLAQRNLVIACDMLGFGDSAKPLDHGYCLLEQADLQQALLEHLRVEQPVHVLAHDYGDSVAQELLARHYEGRFHMASCVFLNGGLFPETHRPALVQKMLLSPLGWMIGRAFGRNALANSFNQIFGPNTRPSESALDDFWSLIDSHEGTRILHKLIAYIPQRRRLRERWVHAMQQGEVPLRVIDGEIDPISGAHMVERYRALVPHADTVLLANIGHYPQIEAPVQVLKHYLAFRERIAGPVWELACLR
- a CDS encoding class II aldolase/adducin family protein: MSLAPVLSPQNVKDQVSAAEWQTRVDLAACYRLVAMHGWDDLIFTHISAKVPGTDDFLINPYGLMFHEITASSLVKVDQAGNKLMDSPYEINPAGYTIHSAIHEVRHDVTCVLHTHTAAGVAVAAQKQGVLPISQQSIFVLSSLAYHAYEGVALNHEEKARLQADLGENSFLMLHNHGLLTCGSTIADTFLMMFTFQRACDIQVLAQNGGAELIAIGPQILAGAKAMVAAVTKSAQGMGGALAWPALLRKLDSFDPGYKT
- a CDS encoding LrgB family protein, producing MKLELMPVFWLALTLGAYIFSRWIYRRTGRYLLSPLILVPVLLLAVAVPMNTAYAEYAADTHWLMLVLGPVTVAFAVPIWQQRRLLARHWSALLLGMVAGSAASIATSFGLAKALALDSAVTMSLVPRSITTPFAMPVSSDLGGVPELTAVFVMFTGVFGAMLGGVLLKWLPLRTPLARGALFGVGAHGAGVSRAHEVGGEEGSVAGLVMVLTGLLNLFAVPLLAALL
- a CDS encoding CidA/LrgA family protein, with protein sequence MKRFIRLFIELVVLLAIYLLGCQLAVWLKWPVPGGVVGLGLLLATFASGLVKPAALQLGAGVLMAEMLLFFIPALMSLLDYGGLLRNDGWRILLVIGFSTLAVMLVTAFTVELVCRWRLRHEA
- a CDS encoding LysR family transcriptional regulator; the protein is MEFKQLRSFVEVIHQGGFTQAGKTLHISQSAVSKQVAHLEQSLGTPLLDRIGSQIRLTAAGHVVLQRAEAMLRLQNELLSELDDMQQLTRGELRLGLPLLAGDTLFAGLFAEYRRRYPNVTIQLLEGGSRNIEQAILSGELEVGGSLKPSDPAFAWQAFCDEPLDALLPIDHPLADNAQVRLEELAETPFLMYQRSFVLNDRLMQACEQLGFTPKEIGRSGQADFLAALVAAGQGVVLLPSVVARGLVRPGVVRLTLKAPEYLRWDIAFIWREGAYLSKAAQAWLALLREFPVKRAVQ
- a CDS encoding flavodoxin, whose amino-acid sequence is MKVAILSGSVYGTAEEVARHAAGILNAAGFEAWHNPRASLADVQAFAPDAFLAVTSTTGMGELPDNLQPLYSMIRDQLPAAWRGLPGAVIGLGDASYGDTFCGGGEQMRELFAELGVREVLPMLRLDASESVTPEADAEPWLAELVTALRA